The DNA window AGCAAAGGCGAAAACATTGCAGTTGTGGTTTCGGCTAGAGGAAAAGCCACAGATGAATTAGAAGATATTTTGACCATTGCTGCCAAAAACGGCAATTACAAACCTCTGTTAGAAAGTTTCAAAAGCTATCAGCAAGACGGGTATACCGTTGATTTGTCTGAAGAATTTACTGTTTTAGACAAACTTTTCGAAGGTGTAAGTTTGATTGGCGATTATAGCGAAAAAATCAAAGATTTAGTATTGGCACAAGGCGAATTGCTTTCGGCAAAATTGATTACCGCTGTTTTGAACGAAAAAGGAATTAAATCCTGTTTTGCAGATACCAGAGAATTGATCAAAACCGATTCTCACTTTGGCGATGCGCAACCCTTGGAGCAAATTTCAAAGAAAAATATCGTCCATTTTTTCAAAGAAAATAACGATACAGTCAATATAATTACTGGTTTTATTGGTTCCAACGCTAGTGGTGACACAACGACTTTAGGACGAAACGGCAGTAATTACTCGGCTTCACTGATTGCTAATTATCTTGATGCCGAAGAATTGCAAAACTACACCCACGTCGACGGAATTTATACCGCCAACCCAGAATTAGTTCCCGATGCCAAAAAAATTGACCGTTTGTCGTTTAACGAAGCAAACGAAATTGCCAATTTTGGAGCTACCATTTTACACGCAAAAACCATAATCCCTTTATTGGAAAAAAATATTCCGTTGCGAATTCTGAATACTTTCAATCACGAAAATCAAGGGACTTTAATCACGTCAAAATCGAATGCAGCAGGAATTAAAACCCTTTCGGTTCTAGAAAATGTGGCTTTGGTCAACCTTGAAGGAAGAGGATTGTTGGGAAAAACAGGTGTCGATGCGCGTATTTTTAAAGTAATGGGTGACAATGACATTAGCGTAAGCATCATTTCGCAAGGTTCGTCAGAAAGAGGAATTGGGCTTGTGGTTAATTCCAATCAAGCGACCAAAGCGATGATCGAATTGGAGAAAGAATTCGAGAATGATTTCTATTCGAAAGACGTAAACAAAATCTCCATTACTGATGATGTTTCGGTGATTTCGATTATTGGTCAGGATTTGAGTACTTTCCATAAACCGTACACATCGTTGATAAAAAACAAGGTTGTACCTATTCTTTTCAACAATACGGTAACGGGTAAAAACGTGAGTTTGGTAGTGAAGAAATCGGAGTTGAACAAGGCGTTGAACGTGATTCACGGGGAGATTTTTGGAGTTTCTAAGAAAATTAATATTGCTATTTTCGGTCACGGATTGGTAGGTGGAACTTTGATTAATCAAATTTTAGAATCAGCTCCATCCATCGAAAAAAGGAAGGATATTAAGTTAAATGTTTTTGCAATTGCCAATTCTAAAAATCTGCTTTTGAACAAAAACGGCGTTTCTCCAAATTGGAAAAACGAAATTCAAACTAACGGTTTTTCGTATACGATCGATGATGTTATTGCTTTCGCCAATGAAAATAATATGGAGAATTTGATTGCCATAGACAACACGGCAAGCGCTACTTTTGTTGAGAATTACGTGAAATTGGCAGAAAATAGTTTCGATTTAATTTCTTCGAATAAAGTGGCAAATACATTGAGTTATAAATTTTACAAAGACTTGCGAAAAGTATTGGCAGAAAACCAGAAGAATTATTTGTACGAAACCAATGTTGGTGCAGGTTTACCATTGATTGACACCATCAAATTATTGCATCTTTCGGGTGAAAATATCACCAAAATCAAAGGTGTTTTCTCTGGAACATTGAGTTATTTGTTCAATAATTTCTCTGCCAAAGATGTTCCGTTTAGCGAAATTTTGAAGGAAGCCATCGACAACGGTTACACCGAACCCGATCCAAGAGAAGATTTATGCGGAAATGATGTGGGTAGAAAATTACTAATTTTGGCGAGAGAACTGGATTTGCAAAACGAATTCGAAGAAATTAGCATTCAAAACTTAATTCCAGAACATTTGCGTGAAGGAAGTGTTGCCGATTTCTTGAATAAATTGAAAGAATTCGACCCAATTTATACCAAAATAAAAGAAGACCAAGAACCGAATCATGTGTTGAGATACATTGGTGAATTGTCGGGCGATTTACAAAATGACAAAGGAAATCTAGAAGTAAAATTAGTTTCCGTACCTTCGGATACTGCTTTGGGCGGATTGAAAGGTTCTGATTCGTTCTTCGAAATTTACACCGAATCCTACGGAGACCGACCAATCGTAATTCAAGGCGCTGGTGCAGGATCGGCTGTGACAGCGAGAGGTGTTTTCGGAGATTTATTGAGATTGTCGGAAAAAGGTTAGGGATTTTAGATTGCAGATTTGCGATTTTAGAATTTAGTTTTTTGGAAGGATATTGGCAAATTAATAATAGATTTTTTATTTATGAATAGTTTTGAAGAAGTAAAGAAAGAGTTATATAAGTATGAAAATCTAGGAATAGAGAAATTTGAAAACGGTACAATCCTAATAGGGAAAGCTTTGCATATAGCACCATTGGCGTGGCTTAATAAAATATATCCTGTGTTAAATGAAGATGATATTTTATTAATTGAAAATGAATTAAAGACGGAAGTGCCACTAGATTATAAGAATTTTTTAATCAATTTTAGTAATGGTCTAAATATTTTTGTTGCAACATTCAGTTTATATGGTCTAAGAAAAGTTTTAGGGCGTTCAGTAGAAGCAAGTAGACAACCATTTTCTATTTTTACGCCTAACTCATTTGAAAGGCCAGAAAACTCGAAAGATCATTATTTTTTTATTGGAGGTTACAATTGGGATGGTTCAAATTTATACATTGACAAGCAAACTAATAAAGTTCATTATTGTGATAGATGGGATGCTACTTCATTATTTGAGTGGAATTCATTTGATGAAATGATAGTTTCTGAAGTAAAACGAATAACTAATTTGTTTGATGAAAAAGGAGTTGTTTTGGATGAAAACAAGTATACAACTCCAATTGAAATAAAATAATAAAGAGTATTCAGAAAAAAAGTAAAAAATCTGCGTTTGAAAATCCGTTTCATCCGTGTCCAAAAAATAAGACAATGAAAGTAACATTAAAGAGAGTAAACGAAAACTTCCACTTCGAATTAAAAAACGAACGTGGACATATAGTAAATGTAGATGCGCGTCCTGATTTTGGGGGTAATGATATGGGGCCAAGTCCAATGGAATTGGTTTTAATGGGCGTTGCAGGCTGCAGCGGAATCGATATGATTTCGATTTTGAAAAAACAACGTCAGGAAATCTCATCTTTCAAAGCAGATGTAGAAGGCGTGAGAGAGGAAGTTGGCGATGCAAAACCATTCAAAGATATTTTTGTGGTATTTTATTTAGAAGGAAATATCAAAGAAAATAAAGCATTGACCGCTGCGCAACTTTCTTTTGAAAAATATTGCTCAGTGGCCAAAACTGTAGAACCAACAGCAACAATTCATTATAAAGTAGTTTTAAATGGGGTGGAATTGGCAAAAATTTAATTTCAGCAACCATAAACTATAAACAACAAACAATAAACGTTACAATGAACGAACAAGATTTTGGTTTTGAAACCAATGCCATACGCAATCAATTAGAGCGCACTCAATATTTAGAACATTCCGTGCCTTTGTACTTAACTTCCAGTTTTGTATTCGAAGATGCCGAAGATATGCGTGCTTCCTTTGCCGACGAAAAAGATAGAAATATTTACAGCCGTTACAGCAATCCGAATACCAATGAGTTTGTGGATAAAGTGTGTCAAATGGAAGGTGCAGCAGCTGGATTTGCTTTTGCATCGGGAATGGCGGCAGTGTATTCCACCTTGGCGGCTTTATTGAATTCAGGTGATCATATCGTTTCGGCAGGCAGTGTATTTGGCGCAACACACTCTTTGTTTATCAATTATTTTCCAAAATGGGGAATCGAAACTACCTATTTTGATATCAATAAACCCGAAACTATTGAAAGTTATATCCAGCCAAATACCAAAATTCTTTTTGCCGAATCGCCTACCAATCCAGCGGTAGATATTATTGATTTGGAGTTGTTGGGTACAATTGCCAAAAAACACAATTTAATTTTGATCATCGACAACTGTTTTGCTACGCCTTATTTACAACAACCTATAAAATGGGGAGCCGATTTGGTTATCCATTCGGCGACCAAATTAATGGACGGTCAAGGTAGAGTTTTGGGTGGAATAACCGTTGGTGATGCCGAATTGATTCAAAAAATCTATTTGTTTTCACGCTTAACAGGTCCTGCTTTATCGCCTTTTAATGCTTGGGTATTGTCTAAAAGTTTAGAAACTTTATCTATTCGTTTAGACAGACATTGCGAAAATGCCTTAAAAGTAGCCGAGTTTTTAGAACAACATCCGAATGTAAGTTTGGTGAAATATCCGTTCCTGAAATCGCACCCTCAATATGAAATTGCCAAAAAGCAAATGAAATTGGGAGGCAATATTGTCGCTTTTGAAATCAAAGGAGGTCTTGAAGCGGGAAGAGCTTTTTTAGATAAAATAAAATTGTGTTCATTGTCACCCAATTTAGGAGATACCAGAACGATTGTGACACATCCAGCCTCAACCACCCACAGTAAATTATCTGTCGAAGAACGTTTGGCAGTAAGCATCACCGATGGTTTGGTGCGAGTTTCTGTAGGTTTGGAAACTGTAAAAGATGTTATTGCAGATTTGGAGCAGGCTTTGTCGTAAAAAATTATAATTATTGATTCATACAAATAGCCCACGGTTTTAATCGTGGGTTTTGTGTTTATTTAAAGTTGAGAAATTATCAATTCATCAAAATATAAATAGGTTTTTGAATGTAGAATTTTGTAAATTTGGTTTTTATCTTACATATTTATGAAGAATTTTCAAAAAATAACATCGCTTTTAATTTTACTCATTTTTGTTTCAAGTTGCGAAAAGAAACAAACAGAATTAGAATTTGAAAAAAGTGTTATGACTGAAATTTTTCCAAGTTTGGTTGATTCAATTTGTGTTGATTGTAGAATTTTATTTCTTCCGATGCCATTGGGAAAATCAATTTATGATAAAAATGATAATTACATCGGTCAAGACACTTCTAATATAAAGGCTGAGAGAGAAAAATGGGAAAAGGAATTAGTCAAAATTAAAAATGATACCTCAAAAATAATCATTGCTTTTGAAACCAAAATGAAATGGAGTCACTATAGTTTAAAAGATGATTTTGTTAAACATTTTAGCGGAATTAAAGTTGCATATTCAAAAATAAATCAAGATTTGGAGTATGATTTTGACTTCAAAGACATTAAATTAAACAATAAATTTAAGTTGAGAAATCTTTCAGAATTCCCGAAAGAAAGAGGGAAAATTTGGAATACTAAATACAATTTTGTTTTTTCAGGTGTTTTGGATTTCTCAAGGATACAATTTGACAAAGACAAAAAATTTGGAGTTTTAGACGCTGGATTTGGTTGTGGAAGCAAATTTGGTCAAGGTTCTAGAATTTACATAAAGAAAGTAAATAACAAATGGATTATTGATAAAATTGAAGGAACTTGGATTTCATAATAAATATCGTACATATAATATCGTAAATCAAACATCAAAAAATGCTCTCAAAAAAAACAAAATAAGGAATCAAAGCACTGACTTTTTTGGCAAGAAAGGAAGATTAATAGATTGTGAGGATTGTTAAAAAACAAAATAAATTACAATGCAAAGTCCAAATGAAATAAAATTATTTGAAGAAAAAAAAGTCCGCACTTTATGGAGTGAAGATAAGGAAGAATGGTATTTTTCGGTAATAGACATAATCGAATCCTTGACGGAAAGTAGTATTCCCAAAAGATATTGGTCAGATTTAAAAAAGAAACTTCTTAAGGAAGGTAGCCAGTTGTACGAGAAAATCGTACAACTGAAATTCAAGGCTTCTGATGGAAAAAGATATGCAACAGACTGTCTTGAAACTCAAGATGTTTTCCGGTTAATACAATCTATTCCTTCGCCCAAAGCAGAGCCTTTTAAGTTGTGGTTAGCACAAGTAGCCAACGAGCGATTAAACGAAATGCAAGATCCAGAGCTTACTATTGATAGAGCTTTGGAACAATATCTGAATCTTGGATACAGCGAAAATTGGATCAATCAGCGCTTGAAAAGTATTGAAATCCGCAAAGAGTTGACTGATGAGTGGAAAAGATTAGGATTGAAAGAGGGGCAACAATTTGCTAGTTTGACCGATATTATTACCAAAACTTGGTCTGGAAAAACAACCAAAGAATACAAAACATTAAAAGGGTTGAAAAAAGAAAATCTTCGGGACAATATGACCAACACCGAATTGATTTTGAATATGCTGGCGGAAGCTTCGACTAAAGATATATCCCAAGCCGTGAATCCGAAAAATTTTACTGAAAGCGCAACAGTAGCAAAACGAGGCGGAACTATTGCAGGAAATGCGCGTAAAGAATTAGAACAACAAACAGGTAAAAAAGTAGTTACTAACTTAAATGCAAAAACTTTTTTAGAGGATAAAAAGAAATTGTTGTAAATTTAACAACTATTCATAAACCTTATAAATGCTCTCCAAAAAAACAAAATACGGAATCAAAGCACTTACTTTCTTGGCTCGCCAGAAAGACAATACACCAGTGCAAATTGCTGAAATTGCCAAAGCGGAACACATTTCGCTAAAATTTTTAGAAAGTATTTTGTTGCTCCTGCGTCATTCCGGTTTTTTGGGTGCCAAAAAAGGCAAAGGCGGAGGTTACTATCTCATCAAAGAGCCCAAAGACATCAATATGGCCAAAGTGTATCGCATTCTCGAAGGACCAATTGCTTTGTTGCCTTGTGCCAGTCACAACTTCTACGAAAAATGCGACGATTGTACCGATGAATCCATTTGTGCTGTTCGCAAATTGATGATGGAAGTTCGCGACAATACCTTGATGATATTGGAAAACAACTCTCTTGCCGATATTGCATTTTAATCCTCATTTTTTTTGAATAAAGTTTTGTAGTTCAGTAAAAAGTATTATTTTTGCCAACTAATCTACTAAACCGATAGGGTAATAGATTTAAAAATTAAAAAAAAAGAAATGAGTGTATCGATAGTAAATACTTTATTAGAAAAAACAGCTAGTTTCTCTATGGAGGAAACCTTGGCTTTTTTGGCTAGTGAATATGAAGGAAAAGTAGTGTTTTCGACTTCTTTCGGACAGGAAGACCAAGTGATTACAGCTTTAATCGCCAAGAATGATTTGGCAATAAACATTTTTACATTAGACACAGGGCGTTTGTTTCAGGAAACCTACGATGTTTTTCATAAAACTCAGAAGAAGTACAAAAAAGACATAAAAGTGTATTTTCCAGAAGCAGCTGCAGTAGAAAAATTATTGGAAGAAAAAGGTCCAAACAGTTTCTACGATTCGGTCGAGAACCGAAAAGAATGTTGTTTTATTCGAAAAGTAGCTCCATTGACCAAAGCTTTGAAAGGAAATGCCATTTGGATTACAGGTTTAAGAGCCGAACAATCGGAGAATAGAAATAGTTTGGATTTGTTTGAATACGATGCACATTTTGATATTATCAAATTCAATCCATTATTGAAATGGACTCTAGAAGACGTTCAGAACTACATAGACGATAATAATGTACCACAAAATGCACTTCACAAACAAGGTTTTGTAAGCATTGGTTGCGCGCCTTGTACCAGAGCAATTTCTGAGGGCGAAGACATAAGAGCCGGAAGATGGTGGTGGGAATCCAGTCATAAAGAGTGCGGTTTGCACCAAAAATAATAGAATGTTAATATAAATACGGCCACGAATTTCACGGATTGAATGAACTTTGTTGAATTAGTAGTTAATAAAAATAATTCGTGAATGGGTGGCAAAATATCAAAATAAAATGAGTTCCATATTAAAAACAAATGCTTTAGAAAGCGAAGCGATTTACATATTTAGAGAAGTAATTTCTCAATTCGAAAAGCCAGTTTTGCTTTTTTCTGGAGGAAAAGACTCCATTACATTGGTGCGATTAGCGCAAAAAGCGTTCTTCCCAGCCAAGATTCCTTTTCCGTTGTTACACGTTGACACAGGTCATAATTTTCCTGAAACTATCGAATTTAGAGACAAATTAGTAGCGGAATTAGGATTAGAATTAATCGTTCGCAATGTTCAGGATTCTATCGACCAAGGAAAAGTGGTGGAAGAAACGGGGCGTTATTCGAGTCGTAATATGTTGCAAACAACTACTCTTTTAGATGCTATCGAAGAATTCAAATTCGATGCTTGTATTGGTGGAGCGCGACGCGACGAAGAAAAAGCAAGAGCAAAAGAACGTATATTCTCGGTTCGTGATGATTTTGGTCAATGGGACGAAAAAAATCAACGCCCTGAATTATTCGATTTATTGAACGGAAAAATAGAAATAGGGCAAAACGTTCGTGTTTTCCCAATTTCAAATTGGACAGAATTAGATGTTTGGAGTTATATAGAACAAGAGCAAATCGAAATTCCATCGATTTACTTTTCACACAAACGTAAAGTTTTTTTGAGGGACGGTTTAATTTGGTCACATTCTCCTTATGTGTATCAAGAAGAAGACGAACAAGTCGAAGAACGAATTGTTCGCTTCAGAACCGTTGGTGATATGAGTTGTACCGCGGCAGTCGAATCGTATGCAGCTACAATCGCCGAAGTGGTTGGGGAAATCAGAACATCAACCATATCCGAAAGAGGCGCCAGAATCGATGACAAACGTTCTGAGGCCGCAATGGAAAAAAGAAAACAACAAGGATACTTTTAAACGTTTTTGGTTTTTCGTTTATAGTTTAGAGCTATAAACCACAAACAATGAACTACAAACAATAAACAAAACAAGAATGGAAGTTTTAAAAATAGCAACAGCAGGAAGTGTAGATGACGGAAAGAGCACCTTAATCGGAAGATTATTATACGACACACAATCGTTGACGACGGATAAAATTGAAGCAATAGAAAGAAGCAGCAAACAAAAAGGATACGATTATCTCGATTTTTCTTTGGCTACTGATGGTTTGGTTGCCGAAAGAGAACAAGGAATTACGATTGATGTAGCACACATTTATTTTTCGACAGCCAAGAAAAGTTACATCATTGCCGATACACCAGGTCACGTTGAATATACCCGAAATATGGTTACGGGAGCTTCGACTTCGCAAGTTTCTATTATTTTGATTGATGCCCGAAAAGGCGTTATTGAGCAAACCTATCGTCACTTTTTCATCAATAATTTATTGAGAGTAAAAGATGTGATTGTGGCAGTAAACAAAATGGACTTGGTGGACTATTCCGAAGAAGTTTTCAACAAAATCAAAGCTGATTTTCAAGCCTTGAATGCGAAAAGTTCATACAAAGAACAAAATGTAAACTATATCCCTTTAAGTGCATTGACTGGAGATAATGTAGTCGAAACCTTGGGTAAAATGCCTTGGTACAAAGGGCAAACTATCCTACAACATTTAGAAGGATTAGAAGCGAAAGATATTTATGAAAAAGGTAAAGTACGTTTCCCGGTGCAAACGGTGATTCGTCCAAAAACTGAAGATTACCACGATTTTAGAGGATATGCTGGAAAAATATACGGCAATACTATCAAAGTAGGCGATGCCGTAACGGTGCTTCCTTCTTTGACAGAATCTAAAGTTTCGAAAATTCATTTTTTCGATCAACAATTTGACGAAGCCGTTGCAGGTTCTTCGATAGTTTTAGAATTAGAAAATGACATCAACGTGACTCGCGGCGATATGATTGTAAAATCAGGCGAATTGCCAAGAGTCGAAAAAGATATTGAAACCACAGTTTGTTGGATGGACAGTAAAAAATTGGTGGCAGGAACAAAATACATCGTTCAGCACAATACGAACCGCGTTTTGGCAAAAATTGATGCAGTAAAAAACACAATTTCCACTGATTATTCAGGAACAAAAGAAGCGTCACAATTAGCCATCAACGAAATTGGAGAAGTACAGATAAAATTGAGCAAGCCATTATATTTCGATGCGTACAGCGAAAACAAATCGAATGGCGCATTTATATTAATTGATACAGCTACGAACACTACCGCAGGAGTTGGATTTATAAAATAAGTTAATAGTTTATGGTTTGTAGTTCGACATAACTACAAACCATTAACTATAAAAAACAAACACAAACAGAAAATATGCAAAGTTTTAGAACCGAAATAGAAGATCCGATTGTTCAAAAGGACATCATCGATTTAGAAAGAAAAATTGCTTTATTCCGTGAAGGGAAAATTGATGAGGAACGTTTTCGTAGCCTTCGATTGGCGCGTGGTGTTTATGGTCAACGTCAGGAAGGTGTGCAAATGATTCGTATCAAATTGCCTTTCGGAAAAGTAACGAGCGAGCAATTGCATCGAATTTCTGATGTTTCAGATGAATATTCAAGAGGTCGTTTGCATATTACAACCCGTCAAGATATCCAAATTCACTACGTAAGTTTAGACAGAACGCCGGAACTTTGGGCAGAATTAGAAAAAAGCGATATCACGCTTCGTGAAGCTTGTGGGAACACGGTTCGAAACATTACCGCTAGCGAAAATGCAGGAATCGACCCCGAAGAACCTTTCGATGTATCGCCTTATGCTTATGCTTTATTTCAATATCTTTTGAGAAATCCGGTTTGTCAGGAAATGGGACGAAAAGTTAAAATGTCATTTTCATCATCGGACAAGGATACTGCTTTGAGCTATTTGCACGATTTAGGATTTATTCCAAAAATTGTAAATGGCGAAAGAGGTTTCAAAGTAATGTTAGGTGGTGGATTAGGTTCTCAGCCACATCACGCCGAATTGTTATCGGAATTTGTTCCCGCAAACCAAATAATTCCAACCACCGAAGGAATTCTTAGAGTATTTGACCGTCACGGCGAAAGAGCCAAACGTTTGAAAGCCCGTATGAAATTCTTAGTGAAAGATTTGGGGAAAGACGAATTTTTACGATTGGTCGACGAAGAGAAAAAAGCCTTGTCTTGCCAGTCTTTCGAAATAGATACTACCGCTTTTGAAGGGGCAATTCCAGAACCATTATTAGTTGCTCCTAAAGTTGAAATTGCAGATGTTGCCGCTTTCGAAGCTTGGAAAAAAGCGAATGTATTTGCACAGAAACAAGCCGGATATGTTGCCATTGGAATCAAAGTTCCAGTAGGGGATTTTTATACAGACAAAGCCCGATTGTTGGCCGATTTGGTTAAAAATTATGGTGCCAATGAGTTGCGCTTTTCATTACGCCAAAATATTCTTATTCGTAACATAAAAGAAGATAATTTGGTCTTTTTTTACCAAGAATTAGAAAAACTTGGTTTTGTGACTTTAGGATACAATTCGACTGCCGATATTACCGCTTGTCCGGGGACTGATACTTGTAATCTTGGAATTGCAAGTAGTACCGGAATTGCCACCGAACTGGAAAGAGTTTTGGCTGCCGAATATCCGCAATACAATAATAATGCTGACATTACCATAAAAATCAGTGGTTGTATGAATGCTTGTGGCCAACATAATATGGCGCAGATCGGTTTTCAAGGAATGTCAATCAATTCAGGAAAATTGGTCGCTCCGGCGCTTCAGGTGTTGTTAGGAGGAGGAAATTTAGGAAACGGAAATGGAAGATTTGCCGATAAAGTAATCAAAATTCCGAGTCGCCGTGGCCCGGATGCTTTGCGTTTTATTTTAAATGATTTTGAATCGAATGCTAATGGTTTATCCTTTTTAGATTATTACGATGCCAAGGGCGAAAAATACTTTTTCGATTTATTGACACCGCTTGCTAATATTTCTAACCTAACCGACGCTGATTTCGTCGATTGGGGAAATGCAGATAATTATGTAAAAGCAATTGGAGTAGGCGAATGTGCCGGAGTTGTAATCGATTTGGTGGCTACTTTAATTTTCGAAGCCAAAGATAAATTGACGTTCGCAAACGAAGCTTTTGAAGATGGAAAATGGTCAGATGCTATATATTTAGCCTATGCAGGAATTGTTAATGGTGCCAAAGCCTTATTGCTTGCCGAAAATCAAAAAACAAATCACCACGCCGGAATCATCGATTTATTCGATACCGTTTTTGTCGAAACCAAGAAAATTGCCTTGAATTCGTCTTTCAAAGAATTAGTGTATCAAATTAATAAAAACGAACCGTCTGAGGAATTTGCCAAAAAATACATTCTAGAAGGAATTGCTTTTTTTGAAAATATTGAAACGTATAGAGCCAAAGATTTAAAAAATGACTAATACTGACAAATGAATTCGAAATCAACTTTCAATAGTTCTTACTCCCTCCCTTTTGGGAAGGGTCGGGGTGGAGCTAAAGTAACCTTAGTAGGCGCTGGTCCTGGTGATCCAGATTTGCTGACTATCAAAGGCGTGAAAGCTCTTGCTGAAGCTAATGTGGTTTTGTATGATGCTTTGGCAAACGAAGAAATATTGGCGTATGCACCCAAAAAATCCATCAAGATATTTGTTGGAAAAAGAAAAGGTTGTCACGCCTATTCGCAAGATCAAATCAACCAATTGATTGTGGATAATGCGCTCACTTATGGAAATCTAGTGCGACTAAAAGGTGGCGATCCTTTTATTTTTGGTCGTGGAAGCGAAGAGATCGAATATGTGGAGAGTTTCGGAATTCCTACATTTGTGGTTCCCGGAATATCCTCATCGATTGCTGTTCCTGCCAATCAAGGAATTTCTTTGACTAAAAGAGGTGTTTCCGAAAGTTTTTGGGTAATCACAGGCACCACTTCGGATAGAAATTTATCAAAAGATGTATCTTTGGCAGCCCAATCTACGGCAACTGTCGTAATTTTGATGGGAATGAGCAAATTGGAACAAATTGTAGCACTTTTTCAAAACGAATCCAAAGGAGAAACTCCCATTGCGATTATT is part of the Flavobacterium nackdongense genome and encodes:
- the cobA gene encoding uroporphyrinogen-III C-methyltransferase, with the protein product MNSKSTFNSSYSLPFGKGRGGAKVTLVGAGPGDPDLLTIKGVKALAEANVVLYDALANEEILAYAPKKSIKIFVGKRKGCHAYSQDQINQLIVDNALTYGNLVRLKGGDPFIFGRGSEEIEYVESFGIPTFVVPGISSSIAVPANQGISLTKRGVSESFWVITGTTSDRNLSKDVSLAAQSTATVVILMGMSKLEQIVALFQNESKGETPIAIIQNGTMPNEKVGFGTIDTILQVVKDNNLSSPAIIVIGEVVNERNELKGFYKEFISNKVCARE
- a CDS encoding sulfate adenylyltransferase subunit 1, producing MEVLKIATAGSVDDGKSTLIGRLLYDTQSLTTDKIEAIERSSKQKGYDYLDFSLATDGLVAEREQGITIDVAHIYFSTAKKSYIIADTPGHVEYTRNMVTGASTSQVSIILIDARKGVIEQTYRHFFINNLLRVKDVIVAVNKMDLVDYSEEVFNKIKADFQALNAKSSYKEQNVNYIPLSALTGDNVVETLGKMPWYKGQTILQHLEGLEAKDIYEKGKVRFPVQTVIRPKTEDYHDFRGYAGKIYGNTIKVGDAVTVLPSLTESKVSKIHFFDQQFDEAVAGSSIVLELENDINVTRGDMIVKSGELPRVEKDIETTVCWMDSKKLVAGTKYIVQHNTNRVLAKIDAVKNTISTDYSGTKEASQLAINEIGEVQIKLSKPLYFDAYSENKSNGAFILIDTATNTTAGVGFIK
- the cysD gene encoding sulfate adenylyltransferase subunit CysD, producing the protein MSSILKTNALESEAIYIFREVISQFEKPVLLFSGGKDSITLVRLAQKAFFPAKIPFPLLHVDTGHNFPETIEFRDKLVAELGLELIVRNVQDSIDQGKVVEETGRYSSRNMLQTTTLLDAIEEFKFDACIGGARRDEEKARAKERIFSVRDDFGQWDEKNQRPELFDLLNGKIEIGQNVRVFPISNWTELDVWSYIEQEQIEIPSIYFSHKRKVFLRDGLIWSHSPYVYQEEDEQVEERIVRFRTVGDMSCTAAVESYAATIAEVVGEIRTSTISERGARIDDKRSEAAMEKRKQQGYF
- a CDS encoding HEPN domain-containing protein, translated to MQSFRTEIEDPIVQKDIIDLERKIALFREGKIDEERFRSLRLARGVYGQRQEGVQMIRIKLPFGKVTSEQLHRISDVSDEYSRGRLHITTRQDIQIHYVSLDRTPELWAELEKSDITLREACGNTVRNITASENAGIDPEEPFDVSPYAYALFQYLLRNPVCQEMGRKVKMSFSSSDKDTALSYLHDLGFIPKIVNGERGFKVMLGGGLGSQPHHAELLSEFVPANQIIPTTEGILRVFDRHGERAKRLKARMKFLVKDLGKDEFLRLVDEEKKALSCQSFEIDTTAFEGAIPEPLLVAPKVEIADVAAFEAWKKANVFAQKQAGYVAIGIKVPVGDFYTDKARLLADLVKNYGANELRFSLRQNILIRNIKEDNLVFFYQELEKLGFVTLGYNSTADITACPGTDTCNLGIASSTGIATELERVLAAEYPQYNNNADITIKISGCMNACGQHNMAQIGFQGMSINSGKLVAPALQVLLGGGNLGNGNGRFADKVIKIPSRRGPDALRFILNDFESNANGLSFLDYYDAKGEKYFFDLLTPLANISNLTDADFVDWGNADNYVKAIGVGECAGVVIDLVATLIFEAKDKLTFANEAFEDGKWSDAIYLAYAGIVNGAKALLLAENQKTNHHAGIIDLFDTVFVETKKIALNSSFKELVYQINKNEPSEEFAKKYILEGIAFFENIETYRAKDLKND